From the genome of Colletotrichum higginsianum IMI 349063 chromosome 4, whole genome shotgun sequence, one region includes:
- a CDS encoding Transcription factor gives MEHPRPMLPSQRYSPSPVYSYDSRRCTPTGRQPLRDSTGNSQSAGSHLGSLASSCRNSPLGLFSPSLTSIPTPPIVPSQAGPGYRSSNGLRRSDALHMARQTRLNINPIYYAPEFRPYRDKQDQKDPNEKQIWPRVLEDAFLDSLLIIPHMGRKKYSMQGKQFGRNMLISEYLWIAYCCSLQPGQKAEERKRKQVSSHIQVVKKMFEKHRCYHFFFVKDPDKSEARLKDNMEIASFKDNPVLIALAEGRLPDVRPNYEYFAQILAMDSHVVMRPKTAWIFVASNNVRMDEDGEAYDHHGKPLDKNYYPHLEKNMHKEDITSRGLNGSILLHEYNKELSQKESAAVTELAQEWEAKFPPLHKSLEHAIHDNKWLDILEMTVTLEIHPRSNFPAGSELNGFVELSISLPALQNHRWKCVTKLARPEELRSADNDAFVVEQTSEIGLQYIHRPGCQEGKFECDCRSRPRQDVRVPFPAAEWASILSTCAVYLEPIEDKSKVYDNDDERAKAAEDAALEAERTTAELIQQVGMFQELWSAPPDNSDRRVWTRRGIILWKFRTIHAFDDKWNPIFEKLAPQKGRKPAEEDGEEHGASLRREGRSKRVFNPAGTTWRFLTALDPVSSAHQQNVCINPAAASGRDMLMAPTPPYSHHLAAVMNDNLGSAWEPVSMAGQLPSLASTGTLGMMDNFSHGLATPPPTASIHSSYASSYDGSHELASGSHHHHQLDFLAAACTSSMDSQNTLVTDMGSAPADPFLSATAGIQVSNGVGVGVYDEGDVEGISDWDTATSSFHSLNHWNGWNESSDAKTQQWQNENQRSVAANASLWSEGKDHQTWNQPPWAQAVSAVAAVAGTDGRSGWSPVDQQRGLPSLDQISPLKSLAGRKRARSNSLDMENRENYPATAIQKLVHHRTPASVMDKGGHGHHSWE, from the exons ATGGAGCACCCACGCCCGATGCTCCCGTCACAGCGCTACTCCCCCTCGCCCGTCTACAGCTATGATAGCAGACGATGCACGCCGACGGGGAGGCAACCGCTGAGGGATTCAACTGGCAATTCCCAGTCGGCTGGCTCCCACCTCGGTAGCCTGGCCTCCTCTTGCCGCAACAGCCCTCTTGGTCTCTTCTCACCTAGTTTGACTAGCATACCCACGCCGCCCATCGTGCCGTCCCAAGCTGGGCCTGGCTACAGGAGCAGCAACGGCCTACGAAGATCAGATGCCTTGCACATGGCAAGACAGACACGTCTCAACATCAACCCCATCTACTACGCTCCCGAGTTTCGACCCTACCGGGACAAGCAGGACCAGAAGGATCCCAACGAGAAACAAATCTGGCCTCGTGTGCTGGAAGATGCCTTCCTCGACT CCCTGCTCATTATCCCTCACATGGGAAGGAAAAAGTACAGCATGCAAGGAAAGCAGTTCGGACGTAACATGCTCATCAGCGAGTACCTTTGGATTGCCTACTGCTGCAGCTTGCAGCCTGGACAGAAGGCtgaagagaggaagaggaagcaaGTATCCAGCCATATCCAAGTGGTGAAAAAAATGTTTGAGAAGCACCGCTGCT ACcacttcttcttcgtcaagGACCCTGACAAAAGCGAGGCCCGTCTCAAGGACAACATGGAGATCGCCTCCTTCAAGGACAACCCGGTTCTGATCGCCCTCGCTGAGGGTCGTCTTCCGGATGTCCGCCCCAACTATGAGTACTTCGCCCAGATTCTAGCCATGGACTCCCACGTCGTGATGAGACCAAAGACGGCCTGGATCTTCGTTGCCTCCAATAACGTGAGgatggacgaggatggcgaggcgTACGACCACCATGGCAAGCCCCTAGATAAGAACTACTACCCCCACCTGGAGAAGAACATGCACAAGGAAGACATCACCTCGAGAGGTCTCAATGGCAGTATTCTCTTGCATGAGTACAACAAGGAACTATCACAAAAGgagtccgccgccgtcaccgaaCTGGCTCAAGAATGGGAGGCCAAGTTTCCGCCTCTGCACAAGTCGCTTGAGCACGCGATCCACGACAACAAATGGCTCGACATCTTGGAGATGACAGTCACGCTGGAAATCCACCCCCGCAGCAACTTCCCTGCCGGCTCAGAGCTCAACGGCTTCGTTGAGTTGAGCATCTCCCTGCCCGCGCTCCAGAACCACCGTTGGAAGTGCGTCACGAAGCTGGCGCGTCCGGAAGAGCTCCGTAGCGCCGATAATGACGCCTTCGTCGTTGAGCAAACGAGCGAGATTGGCCTACAATACATCCACCGACCGGGATGTCAGGAGGGCAAGTTTGAGTGTGACTGCCGCAGCCGTCCTAGGCAGGACGTCCGCGTACCCTTCCCCGCAGCCGAGTGGGCCAGCATACTCAGCACATGTGCTGTTTACCTCGAGCCCATCGAGGACAAGTCCAAGGTGTATGACAACGATGATGAAAGAgccaaggccgccgaagacgccgcGCTTGAAGCCGAGCGGACCACCGCCGAGTTGATTCAGCAGGTCGGCATGTTCCAGGAGCTGTGGTCTGCCCCGCCCGACAACTCGGACCGGCGTGTGTGGACGCGCCGCGGCATCATCCTCTGGAAGTTTCGCACGATTCACGCTTTCGACGACAAGTGGAACCCCATCTTTGAGAAGCTAGCACCACAAAAGGGCAGAAAACCTGCCgaagaggatggcgaggagcATGGCGCATCGTTGAGGCGTGAAGGTCGTTCAAAGCGGGTTTTCAATCCCGCCGGTACTACCTGGCGGTTCCTCACGGCTCTGGATCCCGTCTCCTCGGCCCACCAGCAGAACGTCTGCATCAATCCTGCGGCTGCCTCCGGCCGTGACATGCTCATGGCCCCGACACCTCCCTACTCCCATCACCTCGCTGCTGTCATGAACGACAACCTCGGCTCTGCTTGGGAGCCCGTCTCGATGGCCGGCCAGCTGCCTAGCCTGGCATCTACCGGGACACTCGGAATGATGGACAATTTCTCTCATGGCCTGGCGACGCCTCCACCAACGGCATCAATCCACTCGTCGTATGCGAGCAGCTATGACGGCAGCCACGAGCTGGCCAGCGGGtctcatcaccaccatcaacTCGACTTCCTTGCCGCAGCTTGCACTAGCTCCATGGACAGCCAGAACACTCTGGTCACTGACATGGGCTCGGCTCCTGCCGACCCTTTCCTGTCGGCCACGGCGGGCATCCAAGTTTCAAAcggtgtcggcgtcggcgtgtACGATGAAGGGGATGTTGAGGGAATTTCCGATTGGGATACTGCGACGTCGTCCTTTCACAGCCTCAATCACTGGAACGGCTGGAACGAGTCGTCCGATGCAAAAACGCAGCAATGGCAGAACGAGAACCAGCGCAGCGTGGCGGCCAATGCCAGCCTTTGGAGCGAGGGCAAGGACCACCAGACGTGGAACCAGCCGCCGTGGGCCCAAGCCGTCTCGGCAGTCGCTGCCGTGGCCGGCACGGACGGTAGAT